From Syntrophaceae bacterium, one genomic window encodes:
- the miaA gene encoding tRNA (adenosine(37)-N6)-dimethylallyltransferase MiaA: protein MSLPAEKPRIAVLVGPTGVGKSALALRLASHRGAEIVSADSMQVYCCMDIGTAKPSAADRAAVPHHLLDLVRPDQPFNAALYREHARQVISDLHRRGKPILVVGGTGLYVKVLLGGLVDGPGPDEALRHHYRDLLERRGREFLHDLLTRRDPRAAAAVRPTDAVRVIRALEVLDQTGRSIVDIRADHRFSDRPYDSLQIGLAMERPDLFAAIDRRVDAMLGAGLVEETERLLAMGFGEELRPMQALGYRQIVDFLCCRSSLPEAVEKMRRETKAFAKRQGTWFRADTGIRWFTPGQEEAVEAEVSQFWGVP, encoded by the coding sequence ATGTCCCTCCCTGCTGAAAAGCCGCGCATCGCCGTTCTGGTCGGTCCGACGGGTGTCGGGAAGTCCGCCCTGGCCCTCCGTCTGGCGTCCCACCGGGGCGCCGAGATCGTCAGCGCCGATTCCATGCAGGTCTATTGCTGCATGGACATCGGCACGGCCAAACCGTCCGCGGCCGACCGCGCCGCCGTTCCCCACCACCTGCTCGACCTCGTCCGGCCTGACCAGCCGTTCAATGCCGCCCTGTACCGGGAGCATGCCCGGCAGGTCATTTCCGATCTTCACCGCCGGGGGAAGCCGATCCTGGTGGTGGGCGGTACGGGCCTGTACGTGAAGGTCCTGCTGGGCGGCCTGGTCGACGGACCGGGGCCCGACGAGGCCCTGCGGCACCATTACCGGGACCTGCTGGAACGCCGCGGCAGGGAATTTCTGCACGACCTCCTGACCCGGCGGGATCCCAGGGCCGCCGCCGCCGTCCGGCCGACCGACGCGGTCCGCGTCATCCGCGCCCTGGAGGTCCTCGATCAGACGGGCCGGTCCATCGTAGACATCCGGGCGGATCACCGGTTCTCCGACAGGCCTTACGATTCCCTGCAGATCGGCCTGGCGATGGAGCGTCCGGACCTGTTCGCCGCCATCGACCGCCGCGTGGACGCCATGCTCGGAGCGGGGCTTGTGGAGGAGACGGAGCGGCTCCTGGCGATGGGGTTCGGCGAGGAGCTCCGGCCCATGCAGGCCCTCGGGTACCGGCAGATCGTCGATTTTCTCTGCTGCCGTTCCAGCCTTCCGGAAGCCGTCGAGAAGATGCGGAGGGAAACGAAGGCCTTCGCCAAGCGACAGGGAACCTGGTTCCGGGCGGACACCGGAATCCGCTGGTTCACCCCCGGGCAGGAGGAGGCCGTCGAGGCGGAAGTCTCGCAATTCTGGGGTGTCCCGTAG
- a CDS encoding valine--tRNA ligase: MEGKTIGKVFEPHAAEAKWYQYWLDRNYFHAQDSSDRPPFSIVIPPPNVTGMLHMGHALNNTLQDIMIRYRRMQGCNTLWMPGTDHAGIATQNVVEQELAREGKNRHDLGREKFIERVWEWKHKYGGVITNQLKRIGSSCDWPRERFTMDEGLSRAVREAFVRLYNDGLIYQGDYIVNWCPRCHTAISDLEVEYKEEQGSLWDIRYPYADGSGDIVVATTRPETMLGDTAVAVNPQDSRYTDKIGKEVILPLVNKKIPVIADDYVTMDFGSGAVKITPACDPADFAIAQRHPIGLVMIMDGSAVMNENCGVYQGQDRYECRKNVIADLEKGGYLLKTEPYTHNVGKCYRCKTDIEPYVSKQWFVKVKPLAKAATAAVIKGKTKIIPSMWEATYFDWMDNIRDWCISRQIWWGHRIPVWYCDSCSGTIVSTEDPASCPTCKNTDLRQEEDVLDTWFSSALWPFSTLGWPDQTPALKTFYPTSLLITGFDILFFWVARMMMMGLYIMKDVPFKDVYLHALVRDEHGDKMSKSKGNSIDPLEMVDKFGADAFRFTLAAFTAQGRDVRMSEERIQGYKFFVNKLWNAARFSLMNLEDAPAGEQRRNRAAESLADRWIQARLNRTVAEVIRTLDEYKFNEASAAVYQFIWHELCDWYLEMGKPVLYGKNAPEQRQAAQKTLFAVLKASLQLLHPFMPFVTEEIWEALVGDGGSIMVSRFPAPDASLEDPEAEEQMGLVMDIIGRVRNIRGEMNIPPSKKLKIIVSAADASLRAVAEQQRTLIVHLANLESLDTAGAMDEPKGAATGVIGAVRVFVLLEGTVDWAGEKARLEKEAARVQKDLAQTQRKLSSSDFRERAAEAVVKKEEQKQRELTEKLTALERALKKIRSLV, encoded by the coding sequence ATGGAAGGAAAGACCATCGGGAAGGTGTTTGAACCGCATGCCGCGGAGGCGAAATGGTACCAGTACTGGCTGGACCGGAATTACTTTCACGCCCAGGATTCGAGCGACCGGCCCCCGTTCTCCATCGTCATTCCCCCTCCCAACGTGACCGGCATGCTCCATATGGGGCACGCCCTGAACAACACCCTTCAGGACATCATGATCCGCTACCGCCGCATGCAGGGATGCAACACCCTGTGGATGCCCGGGACGGACCATGCCGGTATCGCCACGCAGAACGTGGTCGAGCAGGAGCTGGCCCGGGAGGGCAAGAACCGCCATGACCTGGGACGGGAGAAGTTCATCGAGCGGGTCTGGGAATGGAAGCACAAGTACGGCGGCGTCATCACCAACCAGCTCAAGCGGATCGGCTCTTCCTGCGACTGGCCCCGGGAACGGTTCACCATGGACGAGGGGCTGTCCCGGGCGGTCCGTGAGGCCTTCGTCCGGCTTTACAACGACGGGCTCATCTACCAGGGAGACTATATTGTCAACTGGTGTCCCCGCTGCCACACGGCCATCTCCGATCTCGAAGTGGAATACAAGGAGGAGCAGGGCTCTCTCTGGGACATCCGCTATCCCTATGCCGACGGGAGCGGCGACATCGTCGTCGCCACGACCCGTCCGGAGACGATGCTGGGCGACACCGCGGTGGCGGTCAACCCCCAGGACTCCCGCTATACCGACAAGATCGGCAAAGAAGTGATCCTTCCCCTGGTGAACAAAAAAATCCCGGTCATCGCCGACGACTACGTCACCATGGACTTCGGATCCGGCGCCGTGAAGATCACCCCCGCGTGCGACCCCGCCGACTTCGCCATCGCCCAGCGCCATCCCATCGGACTCGTCATGATCATGGACGGCAGCGCCGTCATGAACGAGAACTGCGGCGTCTACCAGGGGCAGGACCGCTACGAGTGCCGGAAGAACGTCATTGCGGACCTGGAGAAGGGCGGCTACCTCCTGAAGACGGAGCCCTACACTCACAACGTGGGCAAATGCTACCGGTGCAAGACCGACATCGAGCCCTACGTCTCGAAGCAGTGGTTCGTGAAGGTCAAGCCCCTCGCCAAAGCAGCGACGGCGGCGGTCATCAAGGGGAAAACGAAAATCATTCCCTCCATGTGGGAGGCCACCTATTTCGACTGGATGGACAACATCCGCGACTGGTGCATCTCCCGGCAGATCTGGTGGGGTCACCGGATTCCCGTCTGGTACTGTGACAGCTGCTCCGGGACGATCGTCTCCACGGAAGATCCCGCGTCCTGCCCCACCTGCAAGAACACGGACCTCCGCCAGGAAGAGGACGTCCTCGACACCTGGTTCAGCTCCGCCCTCTGGCCCTTCTCGACCCTCGGCTGGCCCGACCAGACGCCGGCGCTGAAGACCTTCTACCCGACGTCGCTTCTGATCACGGGTTTCGACATCCTCTTCTTCTGGGTGGCCCGCATGATGATGATGGGCCTCTACATCATGAAGGACGTGCCGTTCAAGGACGTGTACCTGCACGCGCTGGTGCGGGACGAGCACGGCGACAAGATGAGCAAGTCCAAGGGCAACAGCATCGACCCGCTGGAGATGGTGGACAAGTTCGGCGCCGATGCGTTCCGCTTCACCCTGGCGGCCTTTACGGCCCAGGGGCGTGACGTGCGGATGTCGGAGGAGCGGATCCAGGGATATAAATTCTTCGTCAACAAGCTCTGGAACGCCGCCCGGTTCTCCCTGATGAACCTGGAGGACGCCCCCGCGGGCGAGCAGCGCCGCAACCGGGCCGCGGAGTCGCTCGCGGACCGCTGGATCCAGGCTCGCCTGAACCGGACCGTGGCGGAGGTCATCCGGACCCTCGACGAGTACAAGTTCAACGAGGCGTCGGCGGCGGTGTACCAGTTCATCTGGCATGAACTGTGTGACTGGTACCTGGAGATGGGCAAGCCGGTGCTTTACGGCAAGAATGCCCCGGAGCAGCGGCAGGCGGCCCAGAAGACCCTCTTCGCGGTACTGAAGGCATCGCTTCAGCTACTCCATCCCTTCATGCCCTTCGTGACGGAGGAGATCTGGGAGGCCCTCGTGGGAGACGGAGGCTCCATCATGGTGAGCCGCTTCCCCGCGCCCGACGCCTCGCTGGAGGATCCCGAGGCGGAAGAGCAGATGGGGCTGGTCATGGATATCATCGGCCGGGTCCGGAATATCCGCGGAGAGATGAACATCCCTCCGTCCAAAAAGCTCAAGATCATCGTATCCGCTGCGGACGCCTCCCTGCGGGCCGTGGCGGAGCAGCAACGCACCCTGATCGTTCACCTGGCAAACCTGGAGAGCCTCGATACCGCCGGCGCCATGGATGAGCCGAAAGGGGCCGCCACGGGCGTCATCGGAGCCGTCCGGGTATTCGTCCTCCTGGAGGGAACGGTCGACTGGGCGGGGGAAAAGGCCCGTCTCGAGAAGGAAGCCGCCCGGGTTCAGAAGGACCTGGCCCAGACGCAGCGCAAGCTCTCCAGCAGCGACTTCCGGGAACGGGCCGCCGAGGCGGTGGTGAAGAAGGAAGAACAGAAACAGCGGGAGCTGACGGAAAAACTGACGGCTCTCGAGAGAGCCCTGAAGAAGATCCGGTCCCTGGTGTAA
- the nadC gene encoding carboxylating nicotinate-nucleotide diphosphorylase yields the protein MQESLPGHVLEPIIRRALAEDIGPGDLTTSSILGGEERGEGCALAKSDLVVAGIDVFITAFRLLDPQAALKESLKDGTEARPGQTVAVVTGSLSALLSAERTALNFLQRMSGIATMTRQFVDAVSGTSARILDTRKTVPGLRVLDKYAVRSGGGTNHRFALYDGVLVKENHVAAAGGIGSAVQRVRLRVPRTVRVEVEVRNLVELQEALDAGADMVMLDNMDVEAMREAVRRVGGRIPLEASGNVSLANVRTIAETGVDFISVGSLTHSVRAADISLLISPEPSPEG from the coding sequence ATGCAGGAATCCCTACCCGGCCACGTGCTGGAACCCATCATCCGCAGAGCCCTCGCCGAGGACATCGGCCCGGGTGACCTGACGACGTCCTCCATCCTCGGCGGCGAGGAAAGGGGGGAGGGGTGCGCCTTGGCGAAATCGGATCTGGTCGTGGCGGGCATCGACGTCTTCATCACGGCGTTCCGCCTGCTGGATCCGCAGGCCGCGCTGAAGGAATCTCTGAAAGACGGGACGGAGGCCCGACCGGGGCAGACGGTCGCAGTCGTGACCGGATCCCTCTCCGCCCTGCTCTCCGCAGAGCGGACGGCCCTGAACTTCCTCCAGCGCATGAGCGGCATCGCCACCATGACCAGGCAGTTCGTCGATGCCGTGTCAGGAACGAGCGCTCGCATCCTCGACACCCGCAAAACCGTTCCGGGGCTCCGGGTCCTTGACAAGTACGCCGTCCGGTCCGGAGGCGGCACGAACCACCGGTTTGCCCTCTATGACGGCGTCCTCGTCAAGGAGAACCATGTCGCCGCCGCCGGCGGAATCGGGAGCGCCGTTCAGCGGGTCCGCCTGCGGGTGCCCCGCACCGTCCGCGTGGAAGTGGAGGTGAGGAATCTGGTGGAGCTGCAGGAGGCCCTGGATGCCGGCGCGGACATGGTCATGCTGGACAACATGGACGTGGAGGCGATGCGGGAGGCCGTCCGACGGGTCGGCGGGCGGATCCCCCTCGAGGCCTCGGGGAACGTCTCGCTGGCCAACGTCAGGACCATCGCGGAGACGGGCGTGGACTTCATCTCCGTGGGCTCCCTGACCCACTCGGTCCGGGCGGCGGACATTTCCCTGCTGATCTCCCCGGAGCCGTCGCCCGAAGGATGA
- a CDS encoding biotin--[acetyl-CoA-carboxylase] ligase yields MTPLNGKTFQNMPAGGRFGRPLHLFGSVESTNLAALKLAAAGAPEGTAVIAEEQTAGRGRLNRTWQSPPGCNLYLSLVLRPAVEPAAAPQLTLLAGAAVAKALNRWCPGIVGVKWPNDVLIRDRKVCGILTELRLSGGGISSVIVGIGVNVNIRREELDPAFRDAATSLLEETGTETDRTAVAAALLEELENLYDLWIREGFEAVRPHWLPYSVLTGKRIRVAFQDEVEEGTAVGLDEDGALILEEPTGARKRVLAGDATILKES; encoded by the coding sequence ATGACGCCGCTGAACGGAAAAACCTTTCAGAACATGCCGGCCGGCGGGAGGTTCGGCCGCCCGCTTCATCTGTTCGGCTCCGTGGAATCCACGAACCTGGCGGCGTTGAAGCTTGCAGCGGCAGGTGCTCCGGAAGGGACTGCCGTCATCGCCGAAGAACAGACGGCGGGCAGGGGGCGTCTCAACCGGACCTGGCAGTCCCCTCCGGGCTGCAACCTGTATCTCTCGCTGGTCCTGAGGCCCGCGGTGGAACCGGCAGCGGCACCCCAGTTGACCCTCTTGGCCGGTGCGGCCGTCGCAAAGGCCCTGAACCGCTGGTGTCCCGGCATCGTCGGCGTAAAATGGCCGAACGACGTGCTGATCCGGGATCGCAAGGTCTGCGGCATCCTCACGGAGCTCCGGCTCTCCGGCGGAGGGATCTCCTCGGTGATCGTGGGAATCGGCGTCAACGTGAACATCCGGCGCGAAGAGCTGGATCCGGCATTCCGGGACGCCGCCACGTCGCTCCTGGAGGAGACCGGGACGGAAACGGACCGGACGGCCGTGGCAGCCGCCCTCCTGGAGGAGCTGGAGAACCTCTACGATCTCTGGATCCGGGAGGGATTCGAAGCGGTTCGGCCGCACTGGCTGCCCTATTCCGTCCTGACGGGAAAGCGCATCCGGGTCGCATTCCAGGACGAAGTGGAGGAAGGCACCGCAGTGGGGCTGGACGAGGACGGAGCGCTGATTCTGGAGGAACCCACGGGCGCCCGGAAGCGCGTCCTGGCGGGAGACGCAACCATCTTGAAGGAGTCCTGA
- a CDS encoding type III pantothenate kinase — MLLVIDVGNTNTVLGVFDGDELVHDWRIRTVTDHTVDEYGMLIYNLYKSSRISSKAISAIIISCVVPPMLNILEPLCLKYFNVRPLIVGPGIKTGMPIYYDNPKEVGADRIVNAVAAYEKYRRDLIIVDFGTATTFDYVSKKGEYMGGCISPGLMISSEALFERAAKLPRVELSKPRSVVAKDTVSSMQAGIVYGYAGLVDGIVNRMKAEVKSDPYVVATGGLAKVVSTEAKSIDEVDDMLTLQGLRIIYDRNR; from the coding sequence ATGCTTTTGGTCATCGATGTGGGAAACACCAATACGGTGCTGGGGGTCTTTGACGGCGACGAGCTGGTCCACGACTGGCGGATCCGGACCGTGACGGACCATACGGTGGACGAATACGGGATGCTCATCTACAACCTGTACAAGTCGAGCCGGATCAGCTCCAAGGCCATCTCGGCCATCATCATCTCCTGCGTGGTTCCGCCCATGCTGAACATCCTGGAGCCGCTGTGCCTGAAGTATTTCAACGTCCGGCCCTTGATTGTCGGACCGGGCATCAAAACGGGGATGCCCATCTACTACGACAATCCCAAGGAAGTGGGCGCCGACCGGATCGTCAACGCCGTGGCGGCCTACGAGAAATACCGCCGCGACCTGATCATCGTCGACTTCGGCACGGCGACGACCTTCGACTACGTCTCGAAAAAGGGCGAGTACATGGGCGGGTGCATCTCGCCGGGCCTCATGATCTCCAGCGAGGCCCTCTTCGAGCGGGCCGCCAAGCTGCCCCGGGTCGAGCTGAGCAAGCCCCGGTCGGTCGTAGCCAAGGATACCGTCAGCAGCATGCAGGCGGGGATCGTGTACGGGTACGCGGGGCTTGTGGACGGCATCGTGAACCGGATGAAAGCAGAGGTGAAATCGGATCCCTACGTCGTCGCCACGGGGGGACTGGCCAAGGTCGTGTCCACGGAGGCGAAGTCCATCGACGAGGTGGATGACATGCTGACCCTCCAGGGGCTCCGGATCATCTACGACAGGAACCGCTGA
- a CDS encoding dephospho-CoA kinase yields MLNVGLTGGIGCGKSTVARMLLRKGAYIVDFDRVAHEVQEPDGAAWKAVVAEFGPEVLRPDRTLDREKLGAIVFNDGAKRCRLNEIVHPAVFDEWRGRVEAIRREKPDAVVIADVPLLFEVGMQTMLDLVVLVYLSPEGQIRRIMKRNGYTREDAALRLASQMPIDEKVPLADFVVNNEGTFKETEIQVDDIWRRLTEREEEKRLGSAA; encoded by the coding sequence ATGCTGAACGTCGGCCTGACGGGTGGAATCGGCTGCGGGAAATCGACGGTGGCCCGGATGCTGCTCCGGAAAGGGGCTTACATTGTCGATTTCGACCGGGTGGCCCACGAGGTGCAGGAACCGGACGGCGCGGCCTGGAAGGCCGTCGTCGCCGAATTCGGACCGGAGGTCCTCCGGCCGGACCGGACCCTCGACCGGGAGAAACTGGGCGCCATCGTCTTCAACGACGGGGCGAAACGGTGCCGTCTCAACGAGATCGTCCATCCCGCCGTCTTCGATGAGTGGCGCGGACGCGTGGAAGCGATCCGGCGGGAGAAGCCCGATGCCGTCGTCATTGCCGACGTGCCTCTCCTGTTCGAGGTGGGGATGCAGACGATGCTGGACCTGGTGGTCCTGGTGTACCTGAGCCCGGAGGGGCAGATCCGGCGCATCATGAAGAGAAACGGCTACACCCGCGAGGATGCGGCCCTCCGGCTGGCCTCCCAGATGCCCATCGACGAGAAGGTCCCTCTGGCCGACTTCGTTGTCAACAACGAGGGGACCTTCAAGGAAACAGAGATCCAGGTCGATGACATCTGGCGCAGACTGACGGAGAGGGAAGAAGAAAAACGGCTGGGAAGCGCCGCATAG
- a CDS encoding carbonic anhydrase, protein MIEKNVKTDFSGKVSEPVVDSTAYVHPLAAVIGNVTLGKNVMVSPCAAVRGDEGQPLHVGDNANVQDGVVIHALETEMNGQPIEKNLVEVEGKKYAVYVGNRVSLAHQVQIHGPAAVLDDTFVGMKTLVFRAMVGRGCVIEPGCILMGVTVADRRVVPAGSVVKTQAQADALPEVTDDYPLKDLNKGVVHVNTNLAKGYLAVKK, encoded by the coding sequence ATGATCGAGAAAAACGTGAAGACGGATTTCAGCGGCAAGGTGTCCGAGCCGGTCGTCGATTCGACGGCGTATGTACATCCCCTGGCCGCCGTCATCGGGAACGTGACCCTGGGGAAGAACGTAATGGTCTCCCCCTGTGCGGCCGTCCGGGGAGACGAGGGGCAGCCCCTCCACGTCGGCGACAACGCCAATGTCCAGGACGGTGTAGTGATCCATGCACTGGAGACGGAGATGAACGGCCAGCCGATCGAGAAGAACCTGGTCGAGGTGGAGGGGAAAAAATACGCCGTCTACGTCGGAAACAGGGTTTCCCTGGCCCACCAGGTCCAGATTCACGGGCCCGCCGCGGTCCTGGACGACACCTTTGTGGGGATGAAGACCCTGGTGTTCCGGGCGATGGTCGGCCGGGGCTGCGTCATCGAGCCGGGCTGCATCCTGATGGGAGTGACCGTTGCGGACCGGCGCGTGGTCCCCGCCGGTTCCGTTGTCAAGACCCAGGCCCAGGCGGACGCCCTGCCGGAGGTTACCGACGACTATCCCCTGAAGGACCTCAACAAGGGTGTGGTGCATGTGAACACGAACCTGGCGAAGGGGTACCTGGCGGTGAAGAAATAG
- a CDS encoding zf-TFIIB domain-containing protein: MADDREKVKVLLPPEGDSEDVFFKENDRKLIMALREKAAKEADAKYREDHKGHCFRCGTKSLAEIKRGGVTIDVCINKGCGAVHLDPGELEACELELKKQDGGFSKITGALSSLFK; the protein is encoded by the coding sequence ATGGCGGACGACAGAGAAAAGGTAAAGGTACTACTCCCCCCGGAAGGGGACTCGGAAGACGTGTTCTTCAAGGAAAACGACAGGAAGCTGATCATGGCCCTGCGGGAAAAGGCGGCGAAGGAGGCCGACGCCAAGTACCGGGAGGACCACAAGGGCCACTGCTTCCGCTGCGGGACGAAGAGCCTGGCGGAAATCAAGCGCGGAGGCGTGACCATCGACGTCTGCATCAACAAGGGGTGCGGCGCCGTACACCTGGACCCGGGCGAGCTGGAGGCCTGCGAACTGGAGTTGAAGAAACAGGACGGCGGCTTCTCCAAGATCACCGGCGCCCTGTCTTCGCTCTTCAAATAA
- the bioB gene encoding biotin synthase BioB, with product MGRPFRLMAAASEIRRHFKGDAVGLCVISNAKSGRCPEDCAFCAQSSHYATEAAIYPLKKAAQIVVEAADARRAGAEMFGIVTSGKRIGVAREWAEIRKAVGGISDLGLKACASLGILDAGRARDLKEAGLYRYHHNLETSRSFFPKICTTHDYQEDVETIRTAKRAGLSVCSGGLIGLGEGVTHRIEMALTLRELDVDSVPINILHPVKGTPLGGSRPLPPLEILVTVAVFRFLLPDRDLKLCGGKERNLRQLLPLGLVAGCNSLMTGNYLTTTGRESSLDHEMIADLGLQPTREQDLCRCGAGGGGCASESCGTVPDLRSRKARKERIA from the coding sequence ATGGGGCGCCCTTTCCGCCTCATGGCGGCGGCCTCTGAAATCCGCCGGCACTTCAAGGGCGATGCCGTCGGTCTCTGCGTCATCTCCAATGCAAAATCCGGCCGGTGCCCCGAGGACTGCGCCTTCTGCGCCCAGTCTTCCCATTATGCAACCGAGGCGGCGATCTATCCGCTGAAGAAGGCGGCGCAGATTGTCGTCGAGGCCGCAGATGCCCGGCGGGCCGGGGCCGAGATGTTCGGCATCGTCACGAGCGGCAAGCGGATCGGGGTCGCGCGGGAGTGGGCGGAGATCCGGAAGGCCGTCGGCGGAATCAGCGACCTGGGCCTCAAGGCCTGTGCCTCCCTGGGGATCCTCGACGCCGGACGGGCGCGGGACCTGAAGGAGGCGGGTCTCTACCGCTACCATCACAACCTGGAGACGTCCCGCAGCTTCTTCCCGAAGATCTGTACGACCCACGACTACCAAGAAGACGTGGAAACGATCCGGACGGCGAAGCGGGCCGGACTGTCCGTCTGCTCGGGCGGGCTGATCGGCCTGGGGGAGGGCGTCACCCACCGGATCGAGATGGCCCTGACCCTGCGGGAACTGGACGTGGACTCGGTGCCGATCAACATCCTCCATCCCGTTAAGGGAACGCCCCTTGGAGGAAGCAGGCCTCTGCCGCCCCTGGAGATCCTGGTCACCGTCGCCGTGTTCCGCTTTCTCCTGCCGGACCGGGACCTGAAGCTCTGCGGGGGGAAGGAAAGGAACCTGCGCCAGCTTCTTCCCCTGGGCCTCGTAGCGGGCTGCAACTCCCTGATGACGGGGAATTACCTGACGACCACCGGGCGGGAGAGCTCCCTCGACCACGAGATGATCGCGGACCTCGGCCTCCAGCCGACCCGGGAACAGGACCTGTGCCGCTGCGGTGCGGGGGGAGGGGGGTGCGCCTCCGAATCCTGCGGGACCGTACCCGATCTCCGGTCCCGGAAGGCCCGAAAGGAGCGGATCGCGTGA
- a CDS encoding biotin--[acetyl-CoA-carboxylase] ligase, which translates to MTAAGSGSVSGRELLLLHLKQGRGAWVSGQFLSERMAMTRSAVWKQIGALKADGYVIESSTRKGYRLIGVPDLLRIEEVRDGLRTRVLGRTEARHYRETDSTNSRARELAAGGAPEGTLVVAEEQSSGRGRRERTWFSPPFLGIYASLVLRPSIPPGEAPRMAILAAVAVADALRSETGLPVTIKWPNDILAGGRKIAGILMELATDMGAVDYLVIGTGINVNVPAGVFPREIRPLATSVLVETGKPFPRVRLLRRCLESFESCCDLFAAEGFSPLLARWKSMSSMIGKPVVVHVPGRDLAGIVADIDENGFLLLRDDGGRDHRIFSGDVTLPTGIEKG; encoded by the coding sequence GTGACGGCAGCCGGTTCCGGATCCGTTTCGGGAAGGGAGCTCCTGCTGCTCCACTTGAAGCAGGGCCGGGGGGCCTGGGTCTCCGGCCAGTTCCTGAGCGAGCGGATGGCCATGACCCGGTCCGCCGTCTGGAAGCAGATCGGCGCCCTGAAGGCGGACGGATACGTGATCGAGTCGTCCACCCGCAAGGGGTACCGTCTCATCGGCGTTCCCGATCTGCTCCGGATCGAAGAGGTGCGGGACGGGCTTCGGACGCGGGTCCTGGGACGGACGGAGGCCCGGCATTACCGGGAGACCGATTCCACGAACTCCAGGGCCCGGGAGCTGGCCGCCGGGGGAGCCCCGGAGGGGACGCTGGTGGTGGCGGAGGAGCAGAGCAGCGGGCGGGGAAGAAGGGAGCGAACCTGGTTTTCGCCTCCCTTCCTGGGAATCTATGCATCCCTGGTCCTGCGGCCCTCCATTCCGCCCGGCGAGGCGCCCCGCATGGCCATCCTGGCAGCGGTGGCCGTGGCCGACGCCCTCCGTTCGGAGACGGGCCTCCCGGTGACCATCAAGTGGCCCAACGACATCCTGGCGGGGGGGCGGAAGATCGCCGGCATCCTCATGGAACTGGCCACGGACATGGGCGCCGTCGACTACCTGGTGATCGGTACGGGGATCAACGTGAACGTTCCGGCCGGAGTGTTCCCACGGGAGATCCGCCCCCTGGCGACGAGCGTCCTCGTCGAGACGGGGAAGCCGTTTCCGCGGGTGCGGCTGTTGCGCCGCTGTCTCGAATCATTCGAATCCTGCTGCGATCTCTTCGCGGCGGAGGGGTTCTCCCCCCTCCTGGCGCGCTGGAAGTCCATGAGCAGCATGATCGGAAAACCGGTCGTCGTCCATGTCCCCGGCCGGGACCTGGCGGGCATTGTGGCCGATATCGATGAAAACGGGTTTCTGCTGCTCCGGGACGACGGGGGCCGCGACCACCGGATCTTCTCCGGCGATGTGACCCTCCCGACTGGAATCGAGAAAGGATAA
- a CDS encoding biotin transporter BioY, whose product MAKRETSLRGMAYAAMFGALTALGAYIMIPLPPVPVTMQTFFVFLSGSLLGGYLGAMSQVVYILLGVIGLPVFAGGKAGAGVLLGPTGGYLIGFVLGAYVLGRLADPRVKPGFFVLLVCMFTGLVVIYACGVIQLMYVAKLGLRKALIVGVLPPLPGDAVKMVVAALITVRIRRYLKL is encoded by the coding sequence ATGGCAAAACGCGAAACCTCGCTCCGCGGCATGGCCTATGCCGCAATGTTCGGCGCCCTGACGGCCTTGGGGGCCTACATCATGATTCCCCTGCCCCCGGTGCCGGTGACGATGCAGACTTTTTTTGTCTTCCTGTCGGGATCCCTCCTGGGAGGATACCTGGGGGCCATGAGTCAGGTGGTTTACATCCTGCTGGGCGTCATCGGCCTGCCCGTCTTCGCCGGGGGAAAGGCCGGGGCGGGGGTCCTCCTCGGGCCGACCGGAGGATATCTGATCGGATTCGTCCTCGGCGCCTATGTCCTGGGCCGGCTGGCGGACCCCCGGGTCAAGCCCGGGTTCTTCGTGCTTCTCGTCTGCATGTTCACGGGGCTGGTCGTGATCTATGCGTGCGGCGTGATTCAGCTGATGTACGTGGCCAAACTCGGCCTTCGCAAGGCCCTGATTGTGGGCGTCCTGCCCCCCCTGCCGGGGGACGCCGTGAAGATGGTTGTTGCGGCCCTGATCACCGTGCGGATCCGGCGCTACCTGAAACTTTGA